Sequence from the Flavobacterium sp. J372 genome:
CGATAGGTATGGGTGGCAGCGGTTCAGCGACAGATAAAGCTATTGTTTGGCTCAGTTTCAACGTACATGGCAATGAACCTGCGGCAGCCGAAAGTGCCATGACCGTAGCTTATGAGCTTTTGAACCCCGAAAATACTGAAACAAAAAAGTGGCTGGAGAATACTATCGTGATACTCGACCCATGCCTAAACCCTGATGGATACTCACGTTACGGCAATTGGCTGCGCGATGTTACCGGTAAAGAAACACACCCCGGACTCACCGACCGGGAACATATGGAACCCTGGCCGGGCGGGCGCCAAAACCACTACGCCTATGACCTGAACCGTGACTGGGCATGGCAAACGCAGATTGAGACGCAGCAGCGTATACGCCTGTATAACAGCTGGATGCCGATGGTTCATGTTGATGTACACGAAATGGGTTACAACGAGCCGTATTTTTTCCCACCGGCGGCTGAGCCTTTCCACGATTTTATCACGCCGGCACAGCGGGATTTCCACAATAAAATAGGCGAGGCCACATCAAAGAAGTTTGACACTAAAGGCTGGAATTACTATACACGAGAGCGTTTTGACCTTTTCTACCCAAGCTATGGCGATACCTACCCGAGTTTCAACGGGGCGGTTGGTATGACTTACGAGCAGGGCGGAATTGGCGCCGGGCGAGCTGTAACCATGAAAAATGGCAGTATCCTGACGCTTCGGGACCGCATCACGCACCACGCAACGGCAGTTTTGGCGGCGGTGGAGACGGCTTCTTGGCAAAAAGACAAGCTGGTGAAAAACTTCCGAAACTATTTTAAAGACAGCCGCGAAAACCCGAAAGGAAAGTACAGAACCTACATCGTTAAAAATAGCGCTAAGTCAGCACAACTGGCTGATCTGCTGAATACAAACAAAATTGAATTTTCTTATGCCGATGAGACAAAAAAACTAAACGGCTACCACTATCAAAGTGATGCTGTGAAAGATTTTACGCTAGAGCCAAATGACCTTATTATCAGGGCAAACCAGCCAAAAGCGATACTTGCGCAAGTACTGTTTGAGCCTGCTCAACACCTAACTGACAGCCTTTCTTATGACATTACAGCGTGGGCATTACCTCATGCCTACGGTACTGAAAGCTACGCACTTGCAAAAGATTTAAGCGCTAAAACGAAAAAAGAAATTTCGCAAAAAGGTAAGCTTGAATTTGAAAGAGCCTATGCTTTCTACATACCTTGGGGTGGGCGTGATGCCTTGAAATTGCTCGCACAACTGCATAAAAATGGAGTGAAAGTACGTTCTGCACGAAAGGCTGCTGCATTCAGGGGTATTAAGGTTAAGCCGGGTGACCTCATTGTGATGAAAGGTGATAACGCTTCGATGGCAAATTTTGAAGCGTCTATGGAAGTATTGCTGATGGATAAGCCTGATTATGAGGTTATCGAAAGTGGTTACTCGATAAACGGAGGTGACCTCGGCGGGGAATTTTATCCATTGCTAACTGCTCCTAAAGTACTGTTGCTTTCGGGCAGTGATGTAAGTGCGACAGATTTCGGACAGGTATGGTTTTTCATGGATGAAGTAGCCGAATACCCGGTAAGCATTGTAGATGTTGCTAATTTCGGAAGGATAAAATTTAATGAATATAATACACTGGTGCTTGCCAATGGCTGGTATAGCCTGAGTGATAGCCAGAAAAAAACCATTGACAGCTTTATTGAAAATGGTGGCAGAGTTATAGCGATAGGCTCGGCATTGGATATTTTTGACAGCAGGGAAGGGTATAGCCTGGCTAAATTTGCCAGTGATGACGATAAGGCTGCCGAAGCTAAAGAAGCTGAGGATGAGGCGATGAAAGCGCGCTTTCTGGATTACCAGAATGCTGAACGCAGGGCTATAAGCGGCGCTGTGCCGGGCGCAATTGTTGAGAACGTGCTTGACGCTTCACATCCTTTAAGTTATGGCTTAGGCAACCGCTATTTCAGCCTTAAGACCAGTGAGCAGCATTATCAATTAATTAAAGGAGCCTGGAATGTGGCATATGTGCCGAAAGGTTATAAAAATTTCGGCTTTATTGGCCGCAGCCTTAGGAAAAAGCTTGAAAACACTGTGACTTTTGCTGTTGAGCAAAAGGGTAGGGGACAAGTAATTTATATGGTTGATAATCCGCTTTTCAGGGGTTTCTGGGAAAATGGAAACATATTGTTTGGTAATGCGCTGTTTCTAGTCGATTGATATGAAGAAGGTTGTATTATATATTTCCTGTTACCTTCCGGTTTTAAGCTGGTTATTGCTCTTTGCTCCATTCCGTTATAGCGAAATTTATGAAGAAGCTTTCGGCAGGCCGGATTCTTCGGTTGTGGTAAGCGAAAATGGCTTCGGCTTTCTTTTTAATCCGTACACGGTACATCCAAGTATTGAAAAGCTTATGCAAGTTATCACAATTGTTATTATTTCTGGGCTGGTGTTGCAATTGGTAGCTTGGTTTTTCGGGAAAACCGCCATAATACGGTCTCTTGCCATAGCTGTTATGGTTGCATTACTTATCGGGATAAAAACTGAGATATTGCAGGTATTCAGGTGGTTTAGCCTTGTTCCTTTTGCTAAAACAGGCTGGGGATATTTTGCCCTTATTGTATGTCAAATTATAACGTTTTTGTTTGTTAGCAGTCACAATCGCTTTCGCTACAATAAGTATTAATTACGTCTTCAAGCATTTCTTTTGTAAGGGGCTTTGTCTTAAAATCTGAAAGCAAGCCATGAGTCCTGGCACGTACAATATCATCAGGATTGTCAGATGTTGTAAGCATTACAACAATCATGGCATTCTGCAGGCTATTGTCAAGCAGTTTATAATGCTCTATGAACTCCCAGCCATCCATACCCGGCATGTTGATATCAAGAAAAATAAGTTCCGGCTGAAGAAGTTTGTTTCCTGCTTTTATGTGGTCAATTGCTGCCTGTCCTGATTCCATGGCAATAACTTCTTTGGCAGCATTATTCTTTCGAATTACCCGCTCATGGAAAAAATTGTCAATCTTATTATCATCAATAAGCATTATACAGTTAAGCTGCTTCATTGTGTAGTGAAATTTAATATTGTAAATATAAATGCTGTTCCTTTCCCCGGTTCAGACTCCACCCATATCTTGCCACCGTGCATTTCAGCAATTTTTTTGCAGTTTGCAAGGCCAATTCCGTGGCCTTCATAATCTTCCTCACGGTTAAGCCGCTGGAAAATATTAAAAATCCTGTCAAAATATTTAGGATCTATGCCAATGCCGTTATCAGAAACCGTGAATTGGTAAAAGCCTTTTAATTTTTTACAGCTGATTTCTATTTCAGGGGAAATATCTGGTTTACGGAATTTAATAGCATTGCTTATCAGGTTCTGGAACAGCTGGCTGAGTTCGGTTTCATAAGTATAGGCTTCCGGCATTTTGCCGTGAACTGTGATGATTGCATCAGCCTCCTGAATCATGTTTTGAAGGTCTTCTTTTACATTTTCAATAAGCCGCCCTACATTGGTAAGCGTCATTTTTTTATTGCGCCCGAGCCTGCCAAAATCAAGCAGGGATTTCACAATCCTGCTCATACGTTTAACCGTGCTTTTCACCGATGCGAGATGCATCTGCACTTCAGGATTGATTTCAGGGTAATCTTCCTCAATCATGTCAATGTAGTTAAGCACTGTTCTCAACGGTTCCTGCATGTCGTGTGACGATATGTAATTGAAATGTTCAAGTTCCTGGTTTTTAGACTGAAGCTCAAGCAGCTGGTCTTTAATTATTTTTTCATTTTGTTTCCTGTGGCTTACATCTATTAGTGTAACGAGTGTTGCAGGCTCATCTTGTATTGTAAGCGGGCATACGATAACTTCAACAGGAAATTCTGTACCGTTTTTGTTATGTGAATATAACTCTTCATCTCTCCCGAAAGTCATTATTTCTTTACTTTCCTGCACAAGTTTCTGCCGTGTGTGGTAAATCTCGTGAAACCTTTGAGGTATTAAAATGGAAAGCTGTTCACCCACCAATATTTCACGGCTGTAGCCAAACATTCTTTCAGCCTGTTTATTTACAAGCATTATTTTACCTTTTCCGTTTGTTTTGATAATGCTGTAAGGCGCAGAGTCAAGTATTATCTCTATATTTTCCTGGGCAGCCCTGTTTTTTGCTTCGTATTTATTTAAGGTAGCGGTGGTAAGCCATACAGATACGAGACTTATAATACAAAACACTACAATAAGCAGGGCAGTGCCAAATTCTACTTCAAAAAAATGATGTTTATGCGCTAAAAGCCTGATGTAGCCCGCTACCAATGTGGCGAAAAGTATCAGGAAAAAAGTTTTCTTGCCATAAGATGGCCAATCTGGTCTCCTGTAAAAATACCGGTAATCCCTATGGTTGGGTTAATAAAAGATGCACCAACCGAAAGCAATAAAAAGCCTATAGCGGAATAAATTGCCATGGCAGGGAAATATGTAAGGTTATAAAAACCCGGAACCTGGTAAATATGTCCTAAGAACACAATAAATGCAAAGAGTGTAATAATATGCAGAAGGCTTTGCGTAAATACTTTACGCTTACGATTATGGGCATTGTAAAATGCAGTCCCCAAAACTATGAAACATGCAGCTGTTTGAGGTGACATCTCAAGGATAAGGTTATTAATTAGAGGAATATTGATTTGATATTCAAGTAATATATCCTGTAATACAGATAATGCACCGCAAGTAATGATTGCTAATGATAAGATCTTTATAACACGAGTGGTTAATGGCGACTGCACACGCCTGAATAGCATAAGTAAAGTGACAGCACTTAAAATAAAACAGACTGCGGCATCTACAGCCATTGGCAAGTGGCCAAAATCTTCAGGTAAGAGAACTTGAGTTTTTAGCAGATGGCTGTGTATTATTACCCAGATGCACCAGGTAAAAATTATTAAACCTGAAAATAATATGAATTTTCCGTATTTGTTTTCGATAGGCATGGTAAAGGTCTAAACATTTACTAAAATATGAAAAATTTAATGACTATTTGTGATAATGAAAGTAAATATTGAATTATTATTATATTTTTTCACATATTAATTTGATTATTGAATAATAATGTATTTTCTGCATAAGTGTCAGTTTGTCATAATATGATGTCATATTTTTATATGGCATAAAGATTGTCTTATACATGCCGAAGATTAAGAACAAAACTTACAAACATAAATTTTAAAAAATGAGTAAAATAATCGGAATTGACTTAGGTACCACCAACTCATGTGTAGCCGTTATGGAAGGTAATGAGCCAGTTGTAATACCTAATGCTGAAGGAAAAAGAACAACCCCGTCAGTAATTGCTTTTGTTGAAGGCGGGGAAATAAAAGTTGGTGACCCGGCCAAAAGGCAGGCAGTGACCAACCCGACTAAAACTATTGCATCGATAAAGCGTTTTATGGGTAACAAGTACTCTGAAAGCAGCAAAGAAGCAAGCAATGTACCTTACAGTGTTGTAAAAGGTGATAATGACACGCCGCGTGTAGATATCAACGGAAGGCTTTACACACCGCAGGAATTGTCTGCCATGACACTTCAGAAAATGAAGAAAACAGCTGAAGACTATCTGGGCACAACTGTAAGCGAAGCCGTTATTACTGTGCCCGCTTATTTTAACGATGCTCAGCGCCAGGCTACAAAAGAAGCCGGTGAGATTGCAGGCCTAAAAGTAAGGAGGATAATCAACGAGCCTACTGCGGCTGCATTGGCTTATGGCCTTGACAAAGCCGGTAAAGACCAGAAAATTGCAGTGTATGACCTTGGTGGCGGTACATTTGATATCTCTATCCTTGAATTGGGTGATGGCGTTTTTGAAGTACTTTCTACAAATGGTGATACCCACCTTGGGGGTGACGACTTTGACCAGGTGATCATTGACTGGCTTGCGAATGAGTTTAACAGTGAAGAAGGTGTTGACCTTAGGAAAGACCCTATGGCGCTGCAACGCTTGAAAGAAGCTGCTGAAAAAGCTAAAATTGAGCTTTCATCGTCAACACAAACTGAAGTTAACCTTCCATATGTAACAGCTACAGCTTCAGGCCCTAAGCACTTGGTAAAAACACTTACAAGGGCTAAGTTTGAGCAATTGGCTGATGAACTTGTAAAACGTTCTATGCTGCCATGCGAAAAAGCGCTTAAAGATGCGGGCCTTTCAAAATCAGACATCGATGAGGTTATCCTTGTAGGTGGTTCTACACGTATCCCAAGGATTCAGGAAGAGGTTGAGAAATTCTTCGGCAAAAAACCTTCAAAAGGTGTTAATCCTGATGAAGTTGTGGCGATAGGCGCTGCTATACAAGGTGGTGTACTTACAGGCGACGTTAAAGATGTACTGCTGCTTGACGTAACTCCGCTATCACTAGGTATTGAAACTATGGGTGGTGTTATGACAAAGCTTATCGAGGCTAACACAACTATCCCAACAAAAAAATCACAAGTGTTCTCTACAGCTGCAGATAACCAGCCGTCAGTTGAGATACACGTGCTTCAGGGAGAAAGGCCAATGGCTACCGACAACAAAACAATAGGACGTTTCCACCTTGACGGAATTCCGCCTGCACAGAGGGGTGTGCCACAAATTGAGGTAACGTTTGATATTGATGCCAACGGTATCATCAAAGTATCAGCTACAGATAAAGGTACAGGCAAATCACACGACATTCGTATCGAAGCTTCTTCAGGGCTTACCCAGGAAGAAATCGAAAGGATGCGTAAAGAAGCTGAGGCCAATGCTGATGCTGACAAAGCTGCAAAAGAAAGAGTGGAAAAGCTTAATGAGGCTGACTCTATGATTTTCCAAACCGAAAAGCAATTGAATGAGTTTGGCGATAAGCTAAGCGATGCCAACAAGCAGCCGATACAAACCGCGCTTGATGAGCTTAAGAAAGCTTATGAAACTAAAGATGTAGCGACTATACAGCCGGCGCTTGACAAGATAAACGAAGCTTGGAAAGCAGCATCTGAAGAAATATACAAAGCCCAGGCTGAAGGCCAGCAAGGCGGTGCACAACAGGCACAACCTGAAGGTAATGCTGAGCCACAAGGCGACAACGTACAAGATGTTGACTTTGAAGAAGTGAAGTAATCTTTAGATAAAGATGATAGATAAAAAACGCCCGGTGATTGCCGGGCGTTTTTTTTATTACTTTTCTTTAGGATAAGTCAGCTAAAATCTCCTTTTGGAGATTAAGGGGCTATCTTCAGCCCCAATACCTCAATATACCCTTTATTCTGGAAATTATTTTGATAGCGGGAGTTTTCAATAAACTGGTTTAAAGCATTCTGAACTTTTACCCTGTCCGGCATATTCTTGCGGATGTTCTCAAACGAACTACGGTCGCTTTCGGCATATTTAGTAATCAGCGGCCAGTCGGTAGGCTGGGCAAAATTCATGATGCCCTTGGTATTGTCCATCTTTTTATATGGCCAATAAGCCCAATGAATATTATTTTTCTCTAACAAAATCCTGAAATCACGCACCCATTCGTCTGTGTTTTCACCAGTCTCACCAATATATATAGGTACATTGTGCTTGTCGCGGAAATTTATATAATCCTGTACCGCACCCTGATTGATATCAAACCAGTATTTATGGAATTCATATACTATATTGTCATCAAGAATTTCTTCAAACACGCCAAAATCCCCTGCCCATATTGAACCGTTCAGGTATAGTGTATGCTTTTTGTCTACCGACCGTATATCCTTTACCATGCGTTTGTAAAGCAAGTGCAGCCTGTGGTTGTAATCAGGTATTTGTTCTTTAAAATAGTGCGCTAACGGCTCATTAATGATGTCGTAACCCAGAATAATAGGATCATCTTTGTATTTACCAGCAATCTTCATCCAGATGGCGCTCATTTCATCTTGTGCTGATTGGCTGAAGTAGAGCCAGGGGTAGCCATAGCTGTCGTCAATATTATCGCCTGTCTGCCCGCCGGGTGCACAATGCATATCGAGCAACACATACAGGTTTTCCTGCCGGCACCATTCAATAACACGGTCAAAATACTCAAAGCCGGCATTGCGCTTACCCATATACAAATCATTGGTAAAAAGCTTGTAATGAAAAGGCAGGCGAAGATGGTTACAGCCTATGCGCTTCAGGTACTTTATGTCATCATGAGTAATATAAGAGTCAAGGTATTTATGCCAGAATAAGGCCAGGCTGTCCGGACCGACCATCTCGTGGAGCAACTCATCAATCTTACGCGGTGAACTTACCTTACCCATCTTAAACATATAACCTTCAGGTACTAGCCAGTTGCCAAGGTTTGTACCTTTTAGCATTATAGGCTTTCCTTGGGGATTAAGAATGTTTTGTCCTTGTGTTTTAGAAATAGTGCCCGAGTATGAGGATTTTGTGGTGCTGCATGATGAGAATGCTATTAAAATTCCAAAGAACACATAGATGTAAAAGTTTTTCATAACCTGTATTAGTTGTATGACTCAATATTTTTATTTCGCAAAATTGTTCGTATCACACTAAACAACACATCAGTATTCCAATCTTCAAAATAATTATGTATACTGTTTATATCGCTCGGATTCTCTTTTGAATATATAGCGAAATATGTTGCATAACTATTCGTTCTCACACATTCCCAAGGGATGAATATTTCCTTTTGCCATACCGTACGATCAATTTTTATTATGATTCCGACATATGTAAAAACTACATTTCCAATGGAGAATTCAATCCCTGCAGAAAAAAGATTCAGGTAGCTGGAAACCATTTCTGAAAAATGATATTCCCATAGGTTTTCAAGGATATCAAGATAATTTTGATGTAGGCTTTTTACGTTTCTTCCGAAATACGATTTAAAATTTATTTTAAGGATTTCACCTTTAAAATTTTTAATCTCTATTATGTACTCACGCCCAAACGTAATGTGGTATTGCATCCAACTGATACCAAAACGATACTCGCTTATCTCTTCTTTAAAAAAAGTAGTGAAGGTTTCATTAATCCTATTCTTATTCTCAAAGGAAATCTCTTCACGGTTAATGATTAGCTTGCGGGGAATAGAATCGCTAATTCCTCGCTTTATGATAGCTTCAAAGGCAGACATGATGAACTACTCCTGCTCAGCCAGCAATTTCTTCGGGTCATACCCGAAAAGATGGTTTTGCTTGATAACTTCGGCAATACCTGCAGGGAGCATTTCTTCCCACCCTGATTTGCCTTTGCTAATCATTTTCAGCACTTCGCGCGAGAAGATGTCCAGGTTGTCTGCGTCAATATCTGTAAGGTCGATAACCTTTCCGTTGAATTTAAAGAACTTATACAATTCTTTCATACGCGGGTGCACCTTCAGGTTTTCAGAATCTATTACACTGCCGTCTTCATCTTTCATTGGGTAAAGGTAAACCTTAAGGTCGCGGTAAAACAGCTTACCAAAAGCTTCAAGTATGCCTCCGCTCAGGTGTCGGTAGTACTTCTCGTCAAAAATATCAATAAGATTGCTTACGCCCATAGCTAGGCCCATACGCGCCTTTGTGTAGCTTGAAAAGTATTCAACCACCTTGTAGTATTCCTGGAAGTTGGATATCATAACCGTTTGGCCAAGAGAACAAAGCAGTTCAGCTCTGTCCATAAAATCACGCTCATCAATTTCACCTTCAGAGCGAAGATTTGAAAGGGTAATTTCAAAAACTACAAGAGTCTTATCCTTATCAACCCGGTTTTCTTCAAGAAACATGGCAAGTGATTTCTCATACATATCCATGTTCACTTTTGTTACAGGCCTAAAGCTCCCACGCAGGGCAAGTATATTCTTTTTATAAAGCACGGCAGCCGGCAATACATTATGCCCGCTTGGGTCAAACATCACCGCATCGGTCATGCCGTTCTTTACAAGCTGAAGGCTCATGAGGCGGTTATCAACATCGGCAAATCGCGGCCCGGAAAAGTTAATGGTATCTATCTCAAGCTGGTCTTTGTCGAGATTGTCATATAAGTAGCGCAGTAGCTTTTTTGGGTCGTTGTATTTATAGAATGCACCATAAATAAGATTTACGCCAAGTATACCCAGTGTTTCCTGCTGCAGTTTCGCATCATTCTCACGGAAGCGGATGTGAAGCGTTATTTCATTATAGTCTTCATCAGGTTCTACCTGGTATTTTATGCCTACCCAACCGTGGCCTTTAAATTGTTTTGCAAAATCTATAGTAGCAACCGTATTGGCATAACTAAAGAAAACTTTGTGCGGGTGCTTGTCGCGCTTCAGTCTGCTTTCTATAAGCCTCACTTCGTGCGACAGCATCTTTTTCAGCCTGCTTTCAGTAACATAGCGGCCGTCTTCCTCCACACCATAAATAGCATCGCTGAAATCTTTATCGTAAGCCGACATTGCCTTGGCGATGGTTCCGCTTGAGCCGCCCGCCCTGAAGAAATGCCTAACAGTTTCCTGCCCGGCGCCAATCTCGGCAAAGGTGCCGTAGATATTCTCATTCAGATTTATTCGCAGCGCTTTATCTTTAATAGACGGTATGTGCTCAATTATTCTGTCGCCTTTGAGGGTAATATCAGTGTCTTTTAATTTCATAGCAGCAATGTGGTTATATGCAAAGTTAACAAAACAGGCCGTTTGGTGAAACATAATTATTCTATTTTTGTAAAAAAAGCGGCTGTGTTTAAAGTATGGTTTTTAGGAACGGGAACATCCCAGGGTATCCCGGTAATCGGGAGCAATCACCCTGTTTGCCTTAGTGCCGACCCCCGCGATAAACGCCTGCGCGTGTCGGTATGGATGCAATGGGAGGGAGGCAGTTATGTGATTGACTGTGGGCCCGATTTCCGCCAGCAGATGCTTGCCTCTGGCTGTGACAGGCTTGACGGAATACTATTCACCCATGAGCATAGTGACCATACAGCAGGATTAGACGATATACGCCCTTTTTTCTTTCGCCAGGGTGATATACCTGTTTATGCGGCTGAGCGTGTACTACAAAGCCTTAAAAAGCGTTTTGACTATATCTTTAATGATGAAGATAAGTATCCCGGCGCACCATCGGTTGATGTGTGCGAGGTTGAAAAACAATAAGCCATTCAGTATTGCAGGAAAAACCGTAATACCAATACTTGCATGGCACGGTACATTGCCAGTGCTGGCTTACAGGATTGAAGATTTTGCATACATGACCGATGTAAAATTTATTGATGATAATGAGGTTGAAAAACTTAAAGGGGTAAAGGTGCTGGTTGTGAGCGCGCTGCGTATAGAACCGCATGAAAGCCATTTTAACCTTGCTGAAGCCCTGGAACTGATTGATAAAGTAAGGCCTGAAAGAGCATATCTTACCCATATAAGCCATATGATGGGATTTCATGCTGAAGTTGCAGATAAACTGCCGGAAAATGTATATTTGGCCTACGATAATTTAGAAATAACCATATAAGATGAAAAAGAACCTATACCTGTACCTTTTCATATTTTCGCTGCTGCTAAACGTATTTACATATATGTACTTTACAAACAAGCAAAAGGCTGAAGACGCGCGTATTGCAAAAATGCAGCTATCTGTAAAGAAAGCCCAGGACAGCCTGGCCGCCGTAGCCCAAAATGCCGGGGAAGCAGGTCTGTTTTCACTGAAAGGCAACGACAATGCGATGGATTATTTTTATGAATATAATATCGACAGCCTTTCAACCAAGATAATTGATGGGGTGAAAGAGGGTAATGCTGTAAAGACAGGCAACAAACTTGTAGGTTACGAGCCCATAAATGATAAACCATGGCTAATAAGCAATGTACAGGTGCTTAATAACCGATGGATTATTGCAGACTACAGCAACGGCACAGCCTGGGGAGATGTACTGATACGCTATTTTGTTGATGATAAAGGCAAAATAAGTTATGAAACAATACAGACAAACCTGTATGCCGAAACTGTACGATAATAAATATTTTGTAACTTTAGGCTCCTTAAAAAATCCATCTATGAAGAAGCTATACCTGCTGGCAGTATTGGCTGTAGGCTTTGTATCATGCGATTATATCCTGAAAGACAGGGATGACAGTAACGGGGAGGTAAGGACCGATACCGTTGTAGCTGTTGGCAATGATAAAGATGCACAAGGCTGTGTAACATCAGCCGGGTATAGGTGGAGCGACCTTAAGCGCGAGTGTGTGCGTGTTTATGATGTTGGCTATAGGCTAAATTCTATTGATGAGCTTGAAGAAGACGGCAGCATGTACAGCGCTTTTGTATTGTTTGAAGATGAAGGTGACAGGGCCGAACTTTTCCTGCCGGATGGCTCTAAATCAATAATGCTGAAGCGTGAGGGCAAAGATAAGCCTTATGTAAACAACCGCTGGCAGCTTACCCCGGGCAAAGGCTACCGCCTGAGCAAAAGCGGAACTGTATTATACGCCGGCGCACCTACCGTTGAAAAGCTTGTAACAGGTAGCGATAACCCGGAGAATTAGATTCAATATATAAAAAGCCGCTTATCGCGGCTTTTTTTAATTCACACTCTTGAAGAATGCCGGGGCATTGCCGTAAATCGGTGTTTTACCGTCCCACTTTTCAATAAACTGCTGTTGGATAAGCAAGGGGTTTAGCGACATCTTTCGCAGTTCATTTGCTTTGGCTTCCGCTTCAGCCTGTACAATAAGCTTTCGGGCTTCCGCCTGGGCTATCTTTAGCTCATTTTCCACACGCATAGCCTGTTGTACAGCAGCGTTTTTAGCGTTAATTGCCTGCGTAATTGTTTCGGGGTATTGTATACCGCTGGTCATTTGTTCAAGTAAAAAGCCCTCTTTATCAAGCAGATTACCCATATTGCTCTGTATCGCAAATTCAAATTTCTCGCGATTACTAATGATGCTGTCGGTGGTATATTTATTAAACTCAATCCGGAATGCGTCTTTAATGTAATTGAACAAAGTGGTTTCTGTAATCTCTTTAATATCCTTACGATACTTCTTAAATATTATTGGGCTGTGGCCGTCTTTTACCTTAAATGAGAGCGTAGGGTCAACCGTAAAAACCGAACCGTCTTTTGCATTTACGGTAAAAGCCTGGTAGTTTATTGTCTGCACATAG
This genomic interval carries:
- the dnaK gene encoding molecular chaperone DnaK, yielding MSKIIGIDLGTTNSCVAVMEGNEPVVIPNAEGKRTTPSVIAFVEGGEIKVGDPAKRQAVTNPTKTIASIKRFMGNKYSESSKEASNVPYSVVKGDNDTPRVDINGRLYTPQELSAMTLQKMKKTAEDYLGTTVSEAVITVPAYFNDAQRQATKEAGEIAGLKVRRIINEPTAAALAYGLDKAGKDQKIAVYDLGGGTFDISILELGDGVFEVLSTNGDTHLGGDDFDQVIIDWLANEFNSEEGVDLRKDPMALQRLKEAAEKAKIELSSSTQTEVNLPYVTATASGPKHLVKTLTRAKFEQLADELVKRSMLPCEKALKDAGLSKSDIDEVILVGGSTRIPRIQEEVEKFFGKKPSKGVNPDEVVAIGAAIQGGVLTGDVKDVLLLDVTPLSLGIETMGGVMTKLIEANTTIPTKKSQVFSTAADNQPSVEIHVLQGERPMATDNKTIGRFHLDGIPPAQRGVPQIEVTFDIDANGIIKVSATDKGTGKSHDIRIEASSGLTQEEIERMRKEAEANADADKAAKERVEKLNEADSMIFQTEKQLNEFGDKLSDANKQPIQTALDELKKAYETKDVATIQPALDKINEAWKAASEEIYKAQAEGQQGGAQQAQPEGNAEPQGDNVQDVDFEEVK
- a CDS encoding ATP-binding protein translates to MVAGYIRLLAHKHHFFEVEFGTALLIVVFCIISLVSVWLTTATLNKYEAKNRAAQENIEIILDSAPYSIIKTNGKGKIMLVNKQAERMFGYSREILVGEQLSILIPQRFHEIYHTRQKLVQESKEIMTFGRDEELYSHNKNGTEFPVEVIVCPLTIQDEPATLVTLIDVSHRKQNEKIIKDQLLELQSKNQELEHFNYISSHDMQEPLRTVLNYIDMIEEDYPEINPEVQMHLASVKSTVKRMSRIVKSLLDFGRLGRNKKMTLTNVGRLIENVKEDLQNMIQEADAIITVHGKMPEAYTYETELSQLFQNLISNAIKFRKPDISPEIEISCKKLKGFYQFTVSDNGIGIDPKYFDRIFNIFQRLNREEDYEGHGIGLANCKKIAEMHGGKIWVESEPGKGTAFIFTILNFTTQ
- a CDS encoding M14 family zinc carboxypeptidase, translating into MKKIFLTIIFFTAILNAQLKSPSQFLPGYGKQVSYYHELESYFSHLTQNSQYIKHQPYGQTNQGRNLNAYVISTPQNLANLDVIRNGHLASIGMGGSGSATDKAIVWLSFNVHGNEPAAAESAMTVAYELLNPENTETKKWLENTIVILDPCLNPDGYSRYGNWLRDVTGKETHPGLTDREHMEPWPGGRQNHYAYDLNRDWAWQTQIETQQRIRLYNSWMPMVHVDVHEMGYNEPYFFPPAAEPFHDFITPAQRDFHNKIGEATSKKFDTKGWNYYTRERFDLFYPSYGDTYPSFNGAVGMTYEQGGIGAGRAVTMKNGSILTLRDRITHHATAVLAAVETASWQKDKLVKNFRNYFKDSRENPKGKYRTYIVKNSAKSAQLADLLNTNKIEFSYADETKKLNGYHYQSDAVKDFTLEPNDLIIRANQPKAILAQVLFEPAQHLTDSLSYDITAWALPHAYGTESYALAKDLSAKTKKEISQKGKLEFERAYAFYIPWGGRDALKLLAQLHKNGVKVRSARKAAAFRGIKVKPGDLIVMKGDNASMANFEASMEVLLMDKPDYEVIESGYSINGGDLGGEFYPLLTAPKVLLLSGSDVSATDFGQVWFFMDEVAEYPVSIVDVANFGRIKFNEYNTLVLANGWYSLSDSQKKTIDSFIENGGRVIAIGSALDIFDSREGYSLAKFASDDDKAAEAKEAEDEAMKARFLDYQNAERRAISGAVPGAIVENVLDASHPLSYGLGNRYFSLKTSEQHYQLIKGAWNVAYVPKGYKNFGFIGRSLRKKLENTVTFAVEQKGRGQVIYMVDNPLFRGFWENGNILFGNALFLVD
- a CDS encoding response regulator, producing MKQLNCIMLIDDNKIDNFFHERVIRKNNAAKEVIAMESGQAAIDHIKAGNKLLQPELIFLDINMPGMDGWEFIEHYKLLDNSLQNAMIVVMLTTSDNPDDIVRARTHGLLSDFKTKPLTKEMLEDVINTYCSESDCDC
- a CDS encoding glycoside hydrolase family 5 protein yields the protein MKNFYIYVFFGILIAFSSCSTTKSSYSGTISKTQGQNILNPQGKPIMLKGTNLGNWLVPEGYMFKMGKVSSPRKIDELLHEMVGPDSLALFWHKYLDSYITHDDIKYLKRIGCNHLRLPFHYKLFTNDLYMGKRNAGFEYFDRVIEWCRQENLYVLLDMHCAPGGQTGDNIDDSYGYPWLYFSQSAQDEMSAIWMKIAGKYKDDPIILGYDIINEPLAHYFKEQIPDYNHRLHLLYKRMVKDIRSVDKKHTLYLNGSIWAGDFGVFEEILDDNIVYEFHKYWFDINQGAVQDYINFRDKHNVPIYIGETGENTDEWVRDFRILLEKNNIHWAYWPYKKMDNTKGIMNFAQPTDWPLITKYAESDRSSFENIRKNMPDRVKVQNALNQFIENSRYQNNFQNKGYIEVLGLKIAP